The genomic stretch gtcaaattaatcaaattattacctttttggacatcattcaattaaattaccgtgtccaacatatatatattctgagaacattcataaaacaactttataattatcacaccataccacttcttgtgaggtcagaacctcacacaaacatttacacatataacatagacccataatcacatccaaccaatcaatcctgatcacgtaagttaccactcacaaaggttacctgtcgcccgagcttaactcatatgcccctcataacaatgtcccccattcgcacaaccatcacttcctgccaagtataaccataccattactattcagctattagcatccgcctcatctaaccacatcttataccctctcataATTATACACAACAATCCGACCCCTACCAAAAcaacctcttttgaattgctacctttctaatataccatcactcttatcCATTaatcacaaaccataacaccaccattgtccaggacatcaaacctctttcactcatctctaaacatcacgatttctttcctatcttcggttaacattccaaataactatcatcaaattcaccaacaaaattacatcaacatcattcccaatactatcttactcgtattttcatctcactctccaccaattatctattatcgtgcaaattttccaccaacttcttactcccttaattccccgaaactcatgattaatcatgttgtcctgaaactcctatataaccattagctaacatcctcgtgatactatcacacatttcgatgattccttacctttatatcacataactccaggGAACATTTTCCTCGCTTACTTtcatccttcctttctctttacactcaataataccaattaatagttcaactccttatttcttctacctaactcttttaGTAAACCgatttaccttctcatcgctctaaaacccaaatcccattattttatatcgatatcacctcactctttcttaccatggatcttctcttattatgctatcactcacacttgccactaatctatccataaaatccacGTTCTTTGtttaaacaattgcatctccctttttacatctctagaaatcaaaattctctttttataccgttaattgcccaaggaaatcacacattagtttcatctcttaataaaccaaatcttccaaactcactcactgtctacaaaccgagctcgcaacatgtctccataaagttcactatataccgcTCTTCTCAACCTCTTTAAAACGAACTTCCAGTACATATAATCTTGACtcacacgattcctaaccatctccctccataattctttacacatctcaagctgccactatccacatccttacttccaatctttttattctcacgttccttagactcacatcatactttgcccacattcacttacttttacgttactcaacatacaaacatatcactcatcccatttcatctcagaaaacatgctctatgtctcaattaagccataacaaccttccttttctttttccactatctattacaaccacgtataactcatgtcctctcaccgaactcatactcaccacaggtgccactcactacaccacaagattgggtaacttacgcgtcaagaccaacatacatgtaaaacaatgcataagaggcaaaataataactttgaattaaacataatatgcaacgaattcaaaagataagcatatgacccaaaacaggggccactagatcgagtacaggccactcgatcgagtaagtgacttactcgatcgagtaggtgaagatcagaagcacgtaaaacaaatcaccagggctactcgatcgagtaagcgaggtactcgatcgagtgccccttactcgatcgagtaccaaggatactcgatcgagtaccctaattcTCAGACTTTGTCCAGTTTTTCGTaaaaaacagtcataactcactcattacttggtcaatttgggcgtgtgacctatcgttagaatcgtaaaaggacaagctatcatctccaattagaatcacatcaaaatcacttatgcatctcaagttataacagtttaaagacaacctctttataaacgaaaaacacaactattgatttttacttcccaaacgacttaaacaacaaccaagcaaacaaaaccagtccaaaactcataaaaccagtattcgtaatcatatgttactattttcaaaaatcaagcaacaacattcatcatgcacataggttatttaacttgtcaatcacgatttacccacataaacatgctccacccatgaatttcatattcttatgcaattacttacttaatctcttccaactaattcatcaattaccgctacacacttcttacaacatatacccatgaacaatcgtggacaagtacataagcttatcatacaactctatgcaaacaaaatatacgtatacaacacaacatttctattcacatgttattattatgtcacattatgaatcatccatcatgtttctcattccaaccacAGTTCTATATACCTAatcaacaagtttcctcatatcaccattttctttcacatgctcaactttctacttcaacatccaacaattaacacattccatcacattcataaaccagttaaccaaacacacatacgactcgacaaacacttcccccatgtgaccggttcaaagttgtagggcgacccctgcgactttagaacgtctcccaagcctttgcactagctcctacaacttctaccccgggttcattttaattgactccctatgttcattaagttcattggttacaggtttcaggatcgtcgctctgataccatttgtaacacccccatacttcaagtgccttaccaggaccactcaggtatgaagacattaccatctcggttgcccgaggtatgataatcaaacaacaacaataaagaaacaacatttattatcaATAGCTTagtgaatgaatacaatccttgaaaccaaactgaaagtaagatacattattccaaactgtctattcaaactgaaatataaataactaaggctacagcggaagactcctatcatcatgtcgtggccatcccagctatcccagtactcatctctatacctgttcaacaactgctcaccacccccaaatggatcaccacagtttttaaaacatttaaacggggtcagtactaatcacacaattcaatacatatatcaacaataataagacaaacagacaagctgaatcacacacacacacacacaccaccaactcccatcatctcaaatccgaccgtcctttggacccgacccgcccgatggggacgcggccgttcccacctaagccccgctcatcgtacgagcgataaccctgtccattaatgtgcacatcccctttcgtggcgggttccacgaagggcgaaactagggcgtgagatcactcccgcaagtgaccccactcagccgagaacgcatctcgagagccatagaaaccaatcacaatcacaatcacaatcacaatcacaatcacatattaaacaactaactacaaagacatcaccaatatcccattatgggactaatatcgagtaggaaatcctaccggaaagcacaacacgcagacggtatctactttgtatcaaaacggctcctctacgaattctcctcctaccatacaacacatagatgctaccattcaaatactactcataaaaacccccaattcctaaattagggtttcatcaatattaacgaaacattatataaattatattaaaagcttaccctcgacgcaaggaatccaacgacgcgaactacgatacaaactgaccgtctgaactccgggaattgtcaagaacgcgattaggaagaagaaccagttgctttctctcttaaacaggttttaggttttgtaaaaagtgatttagaacaaagacgaatatgtttaaatacctaaatcgcgtaattaacaaaacccgagaaaaacccccgcaaaatcggacactcgatcgagtacccaaggtactcgatcgagtacccccatactcgatcgagtgccccagctactcgatcgagtacccaacaggtcagaaactattttattccgcaacttgcccatactcgacagagtaagggctactcgatagagtacccccaagacatataaatacggagtattacagtaatCATGAGGTATAATGTTCATTCATGGTTTTGATTTTTCTGGTTTAAAGATCCTTAAGAAAAAAAGGGTCCGAGAATGTCAAACCTACTACTATAATTGAAACATAGTAAAAGCCTTTTTAAATGttttacatttgtaattaaagaATTTCTAATATTTAAAAGGAGCTTCAGAACCTGATGGATTAAGGCTATGATATAGAGTGAGTTGTTCACATAAGCTTATGAAGATTTATGTGATTGCCCACACTTTTATATTGCCTTCGTACAATAGCTCATCCTCgaatttttttttagtttaaaagGATAAGGGGAAGTGGAAGGGAAAGGCAATGGGAGAGAAAACAATTTTATTCAATTTTGTTGGTCCTTATAGTATGTGTGTTTTTGTTTGTCGGAGGAAATTTGCGCGAAGTTCAAAGAGAGTTAGGTCTGTAGATCTTCATCCTTTTGACCCATGCTGATTTCCCCGCTACATTTTTTCATCTGATTTAGTCCAATTTTGTTATGTGATGCTGCTAATGTTAGTAATTGAATTAATCTATAATGTATTGCAGGATTAGTTTCAGCTCTCAAGATGTTGATGCTCTATTCCAAAGTGGCGTTGTTTGTGTCTATCAAAAACCTGGAATCGAAGCCCCAAGTCAAGTCTAAGAGACAAATGCTAAATGATCGACTTGAACAGAGAGAAGAATTAATCAAAAGGCAAAGTCCAGTAACCCATCAACTCTTTCTCCTTCGTGACTTAAATACTGTGCTTACTCACCCACAAAGCTAGCTGTACTATGATCGGTTcactgattgtggttgtgatagaCGGGTGTTCTATGCTTGTTGGTTGCGACCGTGGCTGCCCGTGGTAGAGGGCGGTTGTGATTAGTGGCGTAGTAGAGGTTTAGAATTTGATATAGGATAACCATTTTAATTAGTAGTTATTATTTGGACTGATTTAGAGTATTACCGTTGTTTGACAGGTGATAGGTACAAACAATGAAAATGCCTTCTTCCCTTTGTTTGTTTGAGGTCAGCATTTTAGAACGTTAGTAATTTAATCTAACTTTTATTAGTAGTAGTTTTAATTTAGTTACATGGGTATGGATGTAGTGATTTGAACGATTTAAGTTGGGGACTGAATTTGAGAAGATGGCATTGTGTAGGTGGTCGAAGGCCTGGAAAGGTTTGGCGGGGCAGGCTACCCAGAGCTATTGAAACCAATTTCTCAGGTATTGCACTTAAGTTTGTATCATTTTCATCTCCTTTTTACTTGATCTCTGGGTGAAACATGGTCGCCTCTTTAGTTTAGTCTGATGGTGATTAGACCAATAAATCTTTGAACTCGGTGGCGTAAAATCGCCTTTGGCACTATTTGCCAAAATTCTATGCAAGCCCATAGACTACTATTCTCAACTACCAAGTTTTACAACTAGATAGTTATCATAGTCGGAAGAGGTTCTTACAGCACAGGAAAGTTCTTCTCTAAGACGATCTACACATGGAAGTGTCGTAGAACTCGAGCTAGCAGCAGAACTACCCACTTCAGCTTTTCATTGATCTATTATGACATGCAGTTGCTATCCTTTTTGTACTTTTAATAAACCCTGGTCTTTTTAATGGGTTTGATTTTGTTGAGTGTGCTTCATTTGTTTAATTTCTGCATTTTGAGGACTGGGATTTTCTGGGTACATAAAAAAAGCTTGAAAGGAGAATTTGTAGTCATTTTTCATATTTAGTAGCTGCTTATGTTTGCGATTAAGGGTTGTGGCAGTTGCTGCCTTGCTGGAAATATTTTGAAACTTACATAAGAGATGGACTCAGAGTTGCAGGGTGAATAGGAATTGGAAACGGGATCGTGCTGAATAAGAAGGATCCCAATTTTTGTGCGATTAATTCAGTTGTTTGCCTTTTTTACATTTTTACATTCAAGACAAGTAATTGGTTTTTGTAAGCATTATAGGTGACCTTTGTTTCGTTTGATTTTGCGGGATGAACTCAAATTCGAGGTTTAAACCGGTTGTAGCCCATACAATTGTACAAGGTCTAGCCTTTGAGTAACAAATTTTCTTTTGTTACTCTAACGCTTCTTTCTAAGAATAAGAAATTCCTCGAACAAAGTCACTTGCTAAACTGTTGTGTTGCTCGTATTATGATAAAATAGACGCCTAAGGCGTTTCTAAAACTATGTGAGGTGTATCATAATAAAATTAGCGGTCACATAGGATATTAGTGTGTAACTAATGCTTCTATCATTCGGAAACTTACGCATTGTTTGGATTATGCGAAGTGTAGCATCGTTTCACTATGAAATGAGCTGTAAATTAACCTAACCCTTTAAAAAGAACAAACTTGATGTTACTGTAGCGATGAATAGTGCCCTTCCAATCCCAGCAATGTTGTATCAAAATTAGGCAGCCAAAGTTTTTGGAGCATCTGCCTTAGACATTGGACTTTAAACTCCAACTCTCCGAGCAATGTTGTAGTTTTTTAGCTGGCAGGGTTTGTATATAGTTTTCtggttcttttttctttttttttagattCCGTCTCAATTATTTGAGAACTTTCGTTAATATACGTTTTAGTGAAAAGGCGGGAATATTTGTTGTGGACCTTTTATGGACTAGGGTGTTGTATTGGTTTGATGTTAGCCATTTGATGGTTTGCAAATTAGCTTAGTGTGTGCTTGTATTTGGTTTGCAACAAAAAATATGAGAACTTTGGAGGCTTTTTCTGCAATGAAATCAGTTGTTATATATAGCGGACAAGTTTTTTTTTACTTTAGCTATGATTGTATCTCCAGGTGTTGAAATGTGAATATGTTGTCCACGGTGAGATTGCTACTCAGGCTGAGGTATGACGAAATTGAATCTATTTTTCTTGTGGTTACATTAGCAAATTGAAATCGTCTTTTTGCTAGGAGTTTGATATTAAAATTACTATATATGGAATAATATATAGGTGATTAAATATGTTGGAAGAAGTTGTAGTGGTAAGAATGACAATTTGACTGAGCTATTTTTGTGTTCCTTACATTAGCTGATTGAAATCGTCTTGTTGCTAGAGGTTTGATGTTAGATTAGTATAGATGAAGTGCTGAGTTTGTTTGCATCCCTGTCGGAGCTTTCGATCCTAAGCTTGCCAAATAATTAGTTGAAAGGGCCATTTCCAGATTCAATTGGCAAAATACACACTCAATACCCTTATAGTGTCAAACAACAAGATTTCGGGGTTATTGCCTGCTCTAGGTAGCTTAAGTGGGTTTAAACTACTGGACTTGAGGAGGAATGAGTTCGACTCGGAGCTAACCAATTTTCGTCGAGGTTTATTCATGCCTTTGCTAAACAATAAACTCTTTTAATGGAGAAATACCAAGAAGTTGTAATCGATTGATTCGACTAGAGCACCTAAACTTGTCATTGAATCATCTTAACAGAAGATGACCAATGTTCCTTTTATCTCTGCCTCGTATGTTCCATTTTTTCATTTAGATTTACTTTTGATTGTGTGCAACTGGAATGTTATGTATGGCAATAATGTTATCATATAAAGCATATCCAATTTGTTATCCAAGTTACCAAGTACCATTTGACTAATGTGTTGTGATAATTTTCTCCCATTTGATGCTTATCATCATTAGTTAATACATATATTGATTTGATTCTGGTCTCCTTGTTGTCCCAAGAATTAGTGATATTGAAATGAAATGCATATATGCATCAAATAGGTTGGCTGAGTTCTGGAATTTGCATTAGTCTTCAATTTCAAGTTGCAGTGGGAAAGTTAATTACGGACACTATATGGTCTTGATCAGTAATATCTATTGTGGGTGTAAAGTTTTGCGACCAAAACTAATAATTGGGCAGCAAGTTAAGAGAATCAAGGAAGAACATAATTGATTATCATATAGGATATCTGATAAGAGCAGTTACATGTTATCATTGGCTCTCTTTTGAGCTTTAAACTTACATTGTTCTTTGCTGCAGGTACACCTACTATGGAACCGTGTTCGTGATGCAAGCATAATACTACTGGCCTACCTGTTTAAACTGTGTCAAGACATTTTCCCCCTAAATGTTCTGCTTGTTAAATCTTGTATCGATCTTGATGGAATTTGTATCCTCAATAAAATTTATTTTCCAGAACATTTAGATAAGCACAAATTCTCAGAAGGATGCTTTATGTGTTTTTGAGAATATACTCAACCTTTGTATGACATAACTTTAATTTTCCAGACAACCTCTCTTTGTTTTACTATGAACATGGTTTCTGGAATACTCACTTTTTCAATGTTTTCGGCTATAATGCATTGAAGCTAAAATAGCGAACAACTTCTACGAAAGGTATCACTCTCTTTGCCAGTCCGAAATTGTGTATCAAAACAAGTCTTCAGGAATGTAGTGTGTATGTTTTTTAGGAGTGTGAGGGCTCTTGTAATGTTTCAAGTATTTTCACAAGGTAACAATGACCATTTGACGGAGAAGAAAAGGACTAAAAATGAAAACCAAATCTTCAAGTAGTGCAGTAATCTTCAAGCACTATACTTAATTGATTACAGGCATTTAGAGCTTGAACATCGTCTTAGTATTATCTTGCCTAAATATGCGGGGAGGGAAAAAGGAAAAGTGGTCCATGGTCTACGCTTGATACTCAAAGCACTTACGACTTAAATATACATTCCGAGTAAACATGCCAAAGTGCAAAACCTTTACAATAGAGCCAAATGTTTATCATCGCCCCAAATTACAAGTTCTAATTGAAAAAATTACACAGTAAATCATGTGTGTACTTATAAGTTAGGAAATTTTTAAGATGATATTTCATGTTCCGAAAAATATATAAGTTCGAATTATTTTTAGATTATGTGAATCATCGTAAGAAGCACTACACAAGTATCGATCACAAAAAAATAATTTTCCCTACGATATCCACTAATGCGATACTATAAACGATTCACCgaattggggcaccgcgcccggTAGGGCGCGGAGCAACAACTAGTAAATGAAAACAAGATTATTTATATAAACAATATTTCAACCAAAATAACTTAAATTCAATGTAATACATTGAAAAAATTCAAGATAAATTTGACATAAACTTGAAATCTTTATTATAGTCAGCAGATCTATAAACTTGAAGCTCTAAACAGTGGAATGATATGAATTTTCGCACCGAAATTGTTTCAAAACAAAGTTTTATATAAATGAGATCAGAGTTACAATGAATCGACGGATGAGTCCGAGTGAGGTGAAGGGAGAAGGAGATTGTGAATGGAGGGAGATTGAATGAGGTAGTGGGCAAGGGGTTATATTATTATAGGCAGCAATTTTTGATGGACATTCATGAAGCCATGGAGGTGGATAATAAGGGTGAGTGTAATTAGGTTAAAGTGAAATTGGAGTTTAAAGACAATTCTTAGTTTAGGCCGAGGAACCATGGTCTTACGAAATACCCGGTGTACTTGATTTTAGATATTATCTTGGGTATACTCCGTAAAGAGTATATATTATCGTATAATTTGAGTAATAATTTACAGTCAGTTTTTGCTTAAGACTGTATTATTCGTCTTAAACTTACGACATGTTAAATATCACCCACATTGGTATATAGGACAAACCTTTTATCTATTCAGATGCATTCTACTTTTGTCTTATTAATCCCATATGAGTATATTtaatccgtcttaaacttaaatgAATAATGACcgttttaacaaaaaaaattgaacagtttattgttttaatttgtttaattgatttatttgTCGAAaacatttagtttaattttattaGTTATTAGTTGTACAATTAACAATTAGTTGCTTCATTTTAGTTATTAGTAGTTTGATCATAATGGATTTACTTTTGAACATAATCATGTTTTATATTCCTAACTATTTAATATTAACTTATTGTTTAGTCATCGAGTCAAGCGGACTAGCTATGTTGGGTCGGTTTTAGACCCTAAGGCCTAAACTTACATATCATTTCAGGTTTGAATTGATCTGGTCGTGGGGTGAAATTTACTTGTTTTTTTTTgtacgcaaaatttacatgtgttTTATTCCTGGAAAAAAACACGCTGGGTTGAGTCCACTCAATTATTTTCCTTTAATTAAAATAGTTTTGCaaaaaataaaaatgtaaacaaatcgttgagacggagggagtagtttATAGTTTAGAGTGTAACACcaagattattttattttatttttgtattttcaTATGTTAACTTTGTTAGGATATATTTTCATGCGGAATGTATTCTTAAAATCACTATATATCCTTATAGTTAGAGAAGTCTTGCTTTAAGTCACTTTTCAATTTCACACCCAAAAAAAATAACTTGCCTGAAGAATTCAGTCTATTTGTCATTATTGATTCGAGGAGATTATGTTTCTCATTCAAGCTTTGGAATATTATATGAGTAATCGTAATTGATTTACTCTATTAATAACAAGTTTGCTCCGCAGCTGAAAACATTTTTTAAATTATATGGAGTTTCTAAAATCAATGGAAATACAATTCTGCGAGTTTATAGTTCTCAATGATTTACATAATACTCATAAAGTTTGACAAAATCGTCATGTTATTATGATGTTAATTTAAAAGCTCAACTAACATAGTTAAAAGGAAACACCATATAAATGCATCCCACACACACTAATTGTATAGTGTATCCCTTTTGTGTTTT from Silene latifolia isolate original U9 population chromosome 2, ASM4854445v1, whole genome shotgun sequence encodes the following:
- the LOC141628715 gene encoding uncharacterized protein LOC141628715; translation: MKMPSSLCLFEVVEGLERFGGAGYPELLKPISQVLKCEYVVHGEIATQAEVHLLWNRVRDASIILLAYLFKLCQDIFPLNVLLVKSCIDLDGICILNKIYFPEHLDKHKFSEGCFMCF